ATGCCTGCCGATAATCTCTTCCACCTTTTTATTAAAGAAACTGGCAAATGCCTGGTTGGTCATGGTAATGATATAGTCCCTGTTTACCGCTACAATACCATCACTGGAAAGCTCAAGGATATTACTTAATGTTTCCTGCAGCTCTTTAATGTTCTCATTTCTGGCAGTTAACTCATTAACAATATTCTGTATATCCGTAACATCCTGAAAAATCGCCACCGCGCCAACAATTTCCCCATCCACTATAATGGGATTGCGGTTAGTTAAATAAGTGCCTTTTTTTAAGGACATCCTGCGACCGGTCTGAGGTTTTCCATCTGCTAAAACATCCAACAGCCCGGTAGTGGGAAAAAACTCTTTAACATGCCTGCCCAGTATTTGCTCCGCAGGCTGTCCGAGGAATTTTTCCACCTGGCAATTGCAATAAAAAATTTTACCTGATGGCTCAACGGCTATAACTGCATTGCTGGCGGAATTCAAGATATCTCTAAGACCTATTTTTCTGCCGGTTTTAATGATAACCATCCTCCAAATACGCATAACTTTTTGTCGAGTTTAAACCATTATAACACCTCATTAACAAATAAGGACCTTATAATAAGCGGTTATCGTTTGTTGTTAATGGCAATATACCCCTCCAAAAAGCAAAAACCGGACTTTACCGGTGCAGATTTTTTTAACGTAGTCGTGCATGGCATATCCGTCCCGGCTTTAGTATCTACCTTATCAACCATCCGTAATCTTGCCTGCAATACACAATATAATCAACGTACACTATTTGATCTTTAATCTGATACAAAATCAAATACCAGTTTTCCACGAACATTTTATGATATTTATTGGGCGGGATAAATTCAGCCTCGAAAAATGGATAACGCTCCGGCATTTGATGTAGGGAACACATGGCGTTCATCAGATTGTTTTTCACTTTGCGGGCGGCGGAAGGACTTTTCTGCAGCAAAAAACGGACATGGCCCGCCAGCATCTGACGGGCACGGTCGGAAACGGTCACCTTATATTGAAGCTTTTTCATGCTCCACCTCGTTAATGATGCTTTCCAGATAGCCGTCCAGTTCTTCCAATGTTGTTCCGACACGACCAGCCAAACGGTCTTCCTCAACGGCCAGCAGCTCTTCCCGCAGCTTCAGCATTTTTTCACGACGGGTAAACGCCTCTATATCCATGACCACGAGATCGCCCTCACCGTTTTTAGTAAGATACACCGGTTCTCCGGTGGATTTGCATAAGGCTGCTATCTCATTATAGTTCTGCCGGATGCTTGCGGATGGTTTAATCTGCATAACACCAACCCCTTATAGCAAAATTCTGACCATATTATATTTCTATTATACTACGAAACTCGGCTGCAGCCAAGTAACCATCCGGAATTTCCAAAGTGAAACCGGTTATCTTGTTTGTTGTTAATGGCAATATACCCCTCCAAAAAGCAAAAACCGGACTTTACCGATTTAATATAGATCATGATCATCAGGGGTATTAAAA
This genomic interval from Desulfoscipio sp. XC116 contains the following:
- a CDS encoding type II toxin-antitoxin system RelE/ParE family toxin, whose protein sequence is MKKLQYKVTVSDRARQMLAGHVRFLLQKSPSAARKVKNNLMNAMCSLHQMPERYPFFEAEFIPPNKYHKMFVENWYLILYQIKDQIVYVDYIVYCRQDYGWLIR
- a CDS encoding type II toxin-antitoxin system prevent-host-death family antitoxin, producing the protein MQIKPSASIRQNYNEIAALCKSTGEPVYLTKNGEGDLVVMDIEAFTRREKMLKLREELLAVEEDRLAGRVGTTLEELDGYLESIINEVEHEKASI